A genomic window from Triticum urartu cultivar G1812 chromosome 7, Tu2.1, whole genome shotgun sequence includes:
- the LOC125522645 gene encoding putative ubiquitin-like-specific protease 1B: MECLRLTSVSSPGDACSRLQAVAVSLRTAANSDELLTRLLHHGRNLVLDNTDIQQPDAAAAEAHFFLPNANLKEPAEKMVNVHRPLSDLHHEMDDFYPVCSVMPSQSITDKNHNVIVTLDHSQQSNANPSGKKCVIITCRRFTSPVSAADTTAEAPLSNDSPDVQISDERKFDVSCRQLCKNVDDASNSIISSAKPHDNRSSDYTPASKVQYVIKVSTSSSRRKKTPHDPRRVLLSSSPSVPETNRFPVSALERRYYAVFCRLARSERYQCMTAIIYRKVRCSYLSLGQSLMPGGHVNNFLISVFCRKLFDDCHPSVSKKHYFFSYIGENILKYNNKDQFKLIENTFEGASLVKKIDACELLFFPICHCKHWFLFVVDLQNRQFVFMDSLFHKKSRYQVVVSEMLVGNFQHLWNEIVDPEYIFDNFRIVYPDMPRQGNGNDCGVFVMKCMEIWTPRVVLHDYFSRVNIPNIRIQYANQLFFSSKNTADKSLVTHFLREGKFHRVRKSVTSESNVSR, encoded by the exons ATGGAGTGTCTCCGCCTGACGTCGGTCTCCAGCCCTGGCGACGCATGCAGCAGGCTGCAGGCGGTGGCCGTCAGTCTCAGGACGGCGGCCAACTCTGACGAGCTCCTCACCCGCCTACTCCATCATGGCAGAAACCTG GTGTTGGACAACACTGACATTCAGCAACcagatgctgctgctgctgaagCTCACTTCTTCCTTCCCAATGCCAATTTGAAAGAACCTGCTGAGAAAATGGTCAATGTCCACAGACCTCTTTCTGATCTTCACCATGAAATGGACGATTTCTATCCAGTTTGTTCTGTGATGCCCAGCCAGAGTATTACTGACAAG AATCACAATGTCATAGTTACTCTGGATCACTCTCAGCAATCAAATGCTAATCCCTCCGGTAAAAAATGTGTGATAATTACGTGCAGACGTTTCACTTCCCCTGTTTCTGCTGCTGACACAACTGCAGAAGCTCCACTT TCCAATGATTCTCCAGATGTGCAGATTTCTGATGAAAGGAAGTTCGACGTGAGTTGCCGTCAATTGTGTAAAAATGTCGATGATGCTTCTAATAGCATTATCAGTTCTGCAAAGCCTCATGACAATCGCTCTTCCGATTATACCCCCGCATCCAAAGTTCAGTATGTAATCAAGGTTAGCACTAGTTCTTCTAGAAGAAAGAAAACACCTCATGATCCGAGGAGAGTTCTTCTCTCATCCAGTCCTTCTGTCCCTGAAACAAATCGATTTCCGGTCTCTGCTCTTGAGAGGAGATATTATGCGGTGTTTTGCAGACTTGCACGGAGTGAAAGATATCAGTG CATGACTGCCATTATATATCGCAAGGTCCGCTGCTCCTACCTCTCTCTTGGTCAGTCATTGATGCCAGGGGGTCATGTCAATAACTTTCTGATTTCTGTTTTCTGCCGGAAATTGTTTGATGATTGCCATCCATCAGTTTCTAAAAAACATTACTTCTTCTCTTATATTGGG GAAAACATTCTAAAATACAATAATAAAGATCAGTTTAAACTCATAGAAAATACTTTTGAAGGTGCAAGTCTAGTAAAGAAAATTGATGCATGTGAACTG CTATTCTTTCCTATATGCCATTGTAAGCACTGGTTTTTATTTGTTGTCGACCTACAAAACCGTCAATTTGTATTTATGGATTCCTTGTTCCATAAGAAGTCTCGTTATCAAGTTGTGGTCAGCGAGATGCTT GTTGGTAATTTCCAACATTTGTGGAACGAGATAGTTGATCCAGAGTATATCTTCGATAATTTCAGAATTGTCTATCCTGATATGCCAAGACAAGGAAACGG GAATGATTGCGGTGTCTTTGTGATGAAATGTATGGAAATCTGGACTCCTAGAGTTGTTCTTCATGATTATTTCTCAAGAGTCAACATTCCAAATATACGGATACAATACGCGAATCAGCTGTTCTTCAGTTCTAAGAATACCGCTGATAAGTCTCTGGTAACACATTTCCTTCGAGAG GGCAAATTTCATCGTGTCAGAAAGAGTGTAACTTCAGAGTCCAACGTGTCTCGGTAA